The genomic window TTCTGGGCACGCATCCTCCCGGTGGTGAAACATGGAGTTTCCCTCATGATTGGGACCTATTCAAGCTAATGGGAATAGGATCTGGCGGGTTTGGTCCAGTTTTTGAAAGCGGGTTTATTGAGATCCTTCGCTTGGTCATAAACGGATATGAAGAAAATCAGCGTATGTGCTCTGAAGGAATCTCAGAACTTCCACGTCGGATCGCCTCTCAAGTGGTTAATGGCGTGTCTGTAAGCCAGCGTATACGCCATGTTCAAGTCAGGGCGGTTGAGAAGGAAAAGACAAAAATAAAGATAAGGCTTAAGAGCGGGATATCTGAACTTTATGATAAGGTGGTGGTTACATCTGGACTCGCAAATATCCAACTCAGGCATCGTCTGACATCCGATACCACCATTTTTCGTGCACCAGTGAACCAAGCCGTTGATAACAGCCACATGACGGGCTCTTCAAAATTGTTCCTGCTGACTGAACGTAAATTTTGGTTTGACCATATGCTCCCGTCCTGTGTCCTCATGGACGGGGTCGCAAAGGCAGTGTATTGTCTGGACTATGAGCCGCAGGATCCGAACGGTAAAGGTGTGGTGCTCATCAGTTATACATGGGAGGACGACTCCCACAAGCTATTGGCGATCCCCGACAAAAAAGAGCGATTATGTCTGCTACGGGACGCAATTTCGAAATCGTTCCCGGCGTTTGCCCGGCATTTAGTTCCCGCTTGCGCTGATTACGACCAAAATGTTGTTCAACATGATTGGCTTACAGACGAGAATGCCGGCGGAGCTTTCAAACTCAACCGGCGTGGCGAGGATTTTTATTCTGAAGAACTTTTCTTTCAAGCGCTGGACATGACTAATGATACTGGAGTTTACTTGGCGGGTTGCAGTTGTTCCTTTACCGGTGGATGGGTGGAGGGCGCTATTCAGACCGCGTGTAATGCCGTCTGTGCAATTATCCACAATTGTGGAGGTGTTTTAGCAAAGGACAATCCTCTCGAACACTCTTGGAGGAGATATAACTACCGCAATAGAAATTAATCTGCGTATCCTGTTACAAGTATTGCACGTTTTATAAATTGCTATTAATGAATCTTGATGTTTAACAACGAATATGATGGTGTAAATAAAATTTCTGTAATTCTATTAACCTCCATTATGTTGAGGTGCGCAGTAATATGTTGAGGTATAGTTAAAATATCAACTGTCGCGTTTATTGAATGGTAATATTATTCCAACGGTAGAATATCTTTGATTTTGTCACAATGACAACGACTGCAAGAAGTAAATAATAGACACCGTTGTTAAGGAATTGCTATCACATGTGCCTAACAATATGGACATATTTAAGTCAAATATGAAATAGTCGCCCTTATTTTGACGTCTCACCTAATCAACTATTACAAACGATTTCACTCTCTCGCCAGCAATGATGATAATCAGCGCAGACAAGTGGCAGTAAAGCGCGGAAAAACGTCCTCAAGTGGCATGAATAGCTGCCTCTATAGTGCTGATTTAGTCAGCCTTATTTTGACTTAAAGGCGCCTTCGTTGGTGACAAATTGCTTTCAAGGAAACAGCCGTGCCCCACACTTTGTTGAAAAACAAGTTGCCCTTTGGAGAGACGCTAAAGCCATTTGCTCTTCAATAAGGAATCTCGAGGAAGACAATATAACAGCCTGTGATGATACACTTCTCGAACCCAAAAAATATCAATTTGTATTCAAGATATCGCAAAACACTTATGGATCTCCGTCTAATTTTCGGTCCAACTTGTACAGGAAAGACATCGACCGCGATAGCTCTTGCCCAGCAAACCGGGCAGCCAGTCCTTTCTCTCGACCGGGTCCAATGCTGTCCTCAACTGTCAACCGGAAGCGGACGACCAACAGTGGAAGAACTGAAGGGCACGACCCGTCTATACCTTGATGAACAGCCTCTTGTGAAGGGTATCATCTCAGCCAAGCAAGCTCACGAGAGGCTGATCGCGGAGGTTTATAATATAGAGGCTCACGGTGGGCTTATTCTTGAGGGAGGATCTATCTCGTTGCTCAAGTGCATGGTGCAGAGCAGTTATTGGAGCAACGATTTTCGTTGGCGTATTATTCGCCACAAGTTAGCAGACGAGGAGACCTTCATGAAAGCGGCCAAGGCCAGAGTTAAGCAGATGTTGCACCCCGCTGCAGGCCTTTCTATCATCGAAGAGTTGGTTCATCTTTGGAATCAGCCTCAGCTGAGGCCCATACTGGAAGGGATTGATGGGTATCGATACGCCATGTTGTTTGCTAGCCAAAACCAGATCACACCCGATATGCTATTGCAGCTTGGCGCAGACATGGAGGATAAGTTGGTTCATGGGATCGCTCAGGAGTATCTCATCCATGCGCGCCGACAGGAACAGGAATTCCCTTCAATTAACGCAGTCGCTTTCGAAGGATTCGAGGGTCATCCGTTCGGAATGTAATAGGATCTCCTGGCGCCCTGGGGATTCGCTATGTTTGCGATTGCCAACGACGAACAGCCCTATCCGATGAAGACAAAAATCGCAGGACGAGTTGGTGGAAGGTATAGCCCAGGAGTATCTCAGCTATGCTCGCCTGCAGCATCGCCGCTACGCAATGCCAAAGATAGATCTATCTTTGCATAATAAAATACGATTAAGTATATTATGGAATGTTCGATTGGTATTTGTAGATGTTTTATTTTTCATGGGCGTGTTTCATTTTGTATTGTATTTTCATAGTTTTGAAACGAGACGTTTCATAAATAAAATTACGCACGACTAATAATAGTAATAATAATATGTGTTTGGGCCACAATTGCTGTATTTAGACCATATTAATTGCATTGCGAGAGACGAAAATGACGAATTTTATTTCGGTACTGGATGATATTAGAAACATGAAAAATAACAAGATTCAAAGCACGCGTTGATAGATCAAGTTTTCTGGTAACCGCGACACCTAACGTGTGAGATGGCACGATCCCAATGCGACAATGGGATAATGAATGAGATCGGATAATTGGAACTCTCTCGTTTCCTCTTCCTCTTCCTCTTCCTCTTCCTCGTTTTCGATACCTTCGTTATCCTCTCCTTCCTCAACATAATTACCTAGCCTGGCGTACCAACCATAACCTTGACCGCGGATTACATCAGTCCTGATCCGTATGAACAACTGGCTCATCAGGATCGCCAAAAAAAAGCTGTTTGTACTCGGACCGTGGTGGTAATTAACGAAGCCTCCTTGACCGCAACTCTGTTGCAAGATTGCGTTCATTTCTTGTGGATCCAATAGCCATGGGGGCATTGCGGTAGCTACTGTCCCGAAGGCCGGAGAGTTGGACGGTAATAGGCGATTGAGACCACACAATTGCGCTGTTTGCGGATTTCGCTAAATCGGGACAGCGGTTTCAGCAAGTCGCGGACAAGCGTTTCGCTAAGTCGCGGACAACGGATGCGATCGAATCCCGGTTGCCTTGTTGCTGTTACGCGTGATTGTGTTCGGTTATTTCGTCGCCGGTCAAGAGCGTCGGCGTTTTTCGTTTGCGCATGCTGTCGCCTTCGAGAGTGATGCGGTGGGCGTTGTGAACAATGCGATCCAAAATCGCATCGGCCAAAGTGGCTTCTCCAATCATTTCGTGCCAGGCGGCCACCGGAAGCTGAGCTGTGATCAGGGTCGATTTCCTTCGATATCGCTCCTCGAAGATTTCGAGCAAATCGAGGCGCTGTCGGTCATTCAGGGTATGGGTTCCCCAGTCATCCAACACCAGCAACTGAACACGTGCCAGCTTGTCGATGAGGCGCGGAAAGCGTCCATCGAGCCTGGCAAGTGCGAGATCCTCGAAGAGCCGCGGCATACGAACGTAGAGGACAGAGTAGTCGAGGCGGGCCGCCTGTCTCGCAAAGGCGCAGGCGATCCAAGTTTTTCCAGTGCCCGTTTGGCCTGTCAGGATCAGGTTCTCGTTTGCCTTCAGCCATGCGCCCTGCGCCAAGGACAAGACATTGCGACGATCAAGGCCGCGGTGAGATCTAAAATCGATGTCTTCGATCGAGGCATTGGCAAATCGAAGCTTTGCTGTGGCGAGCCGATTGGTCAGCCGTCGGTCGGTTCGTAGTGCGATCTCGCGGTCGAGCATCAGGCCAAGCCGTTCGTCAAAGCTAAGATCATTTCCATGAACTTGCTCGATAAGTTCGCGATAGGCGGTTGCCATTCCGGCAAGACCAAGCGCACTCATCTGGTCCAGTGTTGGATGTGTCAGCATTAGATGTCCTTTCATTGGTAGTAGGTTTTGCCGCGGATATTGCCGTGCGGCGGTGCCGGCTTCACGGTCTCGCTTGCGGCAGGAGCCTGATCGAGACCAGATCTGAGAATGTTGGCGACAGACGAATAGGTCAGCGCATTGATGACCAACGCACGCTCACAGGCCAATTCCAGCCGATCGGTTTCGTAACGACGCGCCAGGGAGAGAATGCCCTGAGCGGATCTGTAGCCTTGCTCCGGGTGCGGCCGATCGCTAAGCAGACGCTCGATAAATATCGCAGTATTGGCCCCAACCTTCGCCGCTTCCTTGCGCAACGTGTGAGGCGTCGTGTTTGCATAGCGCTGGTGAGCTTTCGGCATATGCTCATTGACAGTGATATGGCCGGAACGCTGGGAGCTTCGGATGTGGCTGGCGACCCGCTTGTGGTCAAAGAAGATCTCGACCGCTCGATACGTCAGCCTGATATCGACCTTCCTGCCGATCAGACCGTGCGGCACGGAATAGAACGTCTTGTCGACGTCGACATGGTAATCGGGATGAACCTTGGCGACCTTCCATTCCGCGTATTCAAACGGCGTTGGCGGCAGTGGCTTGAGCTGGGAGCGCTCGACCTCATCGAACAGGGCTCGCCGGGATTTTCCATACCGACGCATCGTACGGGTGTTAAGGTCCTCGATCAGAGCGCTGATGCGGATATTGAGATCGACAAGGCTGAAGAAACGGTCGTTTCGAAGTCTGGCCAGAACCCACCTCTCGACGATTAAAACCGATCCCTCCGCGGATGGTTTATCCCGAGGACGCCGCGGCCGTGCTGGCAATACGGTCGTATCGTAGTGTTCGGCGAAGGCAGCAAATGTCGCGTTCAACGTCGGTTCGAACCAGAGAGCCTTGGCAATCGCGGATTTGAGGTTGTCGCAGATCGTCGTCTTCGTCACCCCACCGAAGTAACTGAAGGCTCGCTGGTTCGCCTCGATCCAATCCGGCAGCTTCTGACTGAAGCTGGCATAGGAGAACACCAATTGCGATGCACTCAGCACGGCCACATAAATCTGTGCTGCCCGGATCTCGCCAGAAGACGGATCGATGATCGGGATCGTATGGCCGGCATAGTCGCATTCCATCGCGACACCAGCCACATGACGACTGCGATAGGTGGGTTTGGCGCGGCTCTCATAATCAGCAAATCGGCAGCAGAACCAGGTGTAGCCGTATCCATCCGGATGGACCTCCCGGTATTCCTGCCATAGCAGGTTGAGCGTCACGCCTTTGCGTTTCAACTCGCTGGCCACTTTCGGCCAGTTCGGTTCCTCGCTGTCTCGAGGAGGTCGCCCCATCCGCCGGAATAGTCGCTGCTCCAGGAGCTCGTCATCATCCAGACCGGGTGGAAGTGGCCATGCTGCAAGCCCCGCCTCCCGCGCCCGCAGCAGATACGTTGAGACCGACGTCTTGCTCATCTTCAGCCGCTCAGAAACGGCGCGTATCGACAATTCCTGCTCGAACGTCAGCCGCAGTATCGATCGAATGTCTTTCACATCAGTATGTCTCGCTTGCTTCCGTCTAGGCATTAGATCCTCGCTTAAAACACGAGAACAAATTGCCAGATCGGCGCTCACGAGATTCGATCTAAATCCGCTGTCCCTTCTGTCCGCGACTTACTGAATTTGCTGTCCCGAACTTTCTGAATTCGGTGTCCGCGACTTACTGAAATCTTTGTCCGGGACTTTGTGAAACCCGCACGCTGTTACTTCATCGACGTAAACATAGGTGAGCCTCTGGTCTGAAAGGAGATACTCGTCATCGTACGCATTTGGGTTAACAACGGAGCGGTTAAAGTATACGAATTGTGACAGGGTGGATCTGAAATCGGTACGAGCCTGGCGCAAGTGTTGCCTCAACTCACTAACTCGTAGGATGCGTCTAAGATCGCGAACCTGCCAAGTAGGAACCGTCATTTCGTATATTGCCGATTTGCCGAGGGGCTGTGACAGAAATGGAGTGATGGTTCGTGTTCTTATAGTGAATGGGCAAGCGATTGTGGCCGACTCGATAGCATTTTCGTGAGTGCACTTGGTAGCCTCGTCAGGCAATCAGCGCGCAACAGTCGCCGCATGTGGAAATATTTCTCCAATCAGGAGCATTTTTCGCTAAATGTGTCATATTTTTTGTCTTTTTTGTCCCAAAAGTCGTGGATTGGGTAATTAGATCGCAGAATGTGGCAATTCTGCGCCGAACTGCTTTTTGACATTTACGCCCCAACTTTTTCTTCGGTGGGCCACCGTCGGCACGAATTTTTGTCTTTTTTAAAGAGCGCTTGGTGCAAATTTCAGATTTCAGAGAAGATATCTGTTCCGTCTGAGGCAAGTTTCTACTTCTCAATTACAAGTTGGAAATGGAATACAATCGTCCAATGTTCCGACCGAGATACGTCAAATTTGTATCTGATTCATCGTTGGGAGATTTCCGTCTTAGGGAATCTAGGGACGCATATGTAGGGTTTATCAATAGTACATTAGCTAGTGCTCAGAAAGTGTTGGAGGAATCAATTCTAAAAACTAAGGTTTGCGCAGCCGACGGGAGGTTAGCGCATTTTTCTGAAGCGCCGTGTCTGCGGGGTCCTTCTTTTGACACCTTGTATTCAGTGCTTCCCGGCACTGATTTGTGGTACGTCTACGGTAGTTCCGACGAAATTCATCGGTTTGTGGAGTGCGGAAAATTTTTGTGCACTACGGCTTCCAGATTTGTCGCCTGTACTGAATCGCCTTACACCGACGGAGTGACATCCCAGACGATATGGAAATGGCACAACCAGATCTCACCTGGCTCTCGGCTTTGCCTGAAGGATGTGGAGGCGTTTTTCGCTTTCCTGCCGAATGTATCGTTTTTCAAGACGAACTATTCACTTCTCGAAATCCATGGCATGCATCAGCGCAAGTTTCTTGCCCCAATCCCAAGTTCACGGTTTAGATGCGAAGTTGTCGCGTTTGGTGAGGCCTTTCCGCCGTCGCCTAAGCTCGTACCAGATGCGAAGATTGTCAGCGTTGAGAGGCTTTCTAAGTGGTCCTACGGTAGTTGTTTCCGGTGTTAGATTAGCGCAGAGTGTTGATTGTGGATGTGTATTGCTTTTCAAATATTAATGTTAACTGAATCTTGAGTGTGTTTTTAACGTTATATTATATCATGGGGTTTTTGTATTGTAATATAAAGTAATTCCGGATTGTGATAATTAGTAGTTAAGAATGTCTGTGTGAGGGGATTTCCTCTAGGAAAAATTTGATTTTATACGAAATTAACATCCTTTATTTTGTTGCTAGATTAATATAGAAAACATAAAAATAACAAAGTCGAAAGCACAAAAAACACACTTGATAAGAAAAATACGCGTTACATTTTACATAAATATGATAATTCAACAGAAATTATATTAGATGCATCGCAATACGGTGATAGGGGTGCGGACTTATGAACTTTATTACAAGAGGTTGGAACGAACTGCGTGGCGCACGTCTTCTTTACTCCATCATCTCATCCTTAACAAGTATGGTGGCACCAAAGCGGATCAAGTCTCCTGACCTGAAGTTACCAATCACGCTGGATGTTTTGTCAGTTGGCGGAAAGTTTGCCTTTCCCGCATGAATAATATTGATGAACGCGCGGGTGAGGGGCATCTCGATTTTGGTAATAGTTGCAATTGCCGCGATATCCTCCAATGAGCATAATTCCTCAGAAAAATAACGATGTTCCATGTTGTCAGGGCATGCATAATGCACGTTATGAGGTGATGGTGCGAGGCAATATTCCCTTAGGGTCGCATAATTAGTGCCATATTCATCATTGCATTCCTGCAAGAGAGAATTGAGATGCAACCCACACGCTTTGGCAACCTTCCGGCGCTCTTGGTCTACCTGCTCTTGAACATTGCAAACGTAAGTGTTGGATCCTTCACCATAAAAGAAAAAGTCCGTCTCGGCTCGTGGGGTTCGCTCGTCTAGTTCAAGAAGCCACTGCTCAGCTCTTTTGGTAAGGGAATTGACAGGGTCGCGCAATCTTCCGATGTTCATAACAGCGGCAATCGCATGAGTGATATAGTTGGAAAAGAACAGCACCTGCAATGGTGGGATGGGGATGATCCTAGCCGTAAATAGCTGGGCGAAGATGATCTTGATATCTTCGGGTAAATCGATGACGCCAACATCATTTCGATGAATTGGGAAACACGACAGTCCGAAAGAAGCTTTCATTTCCTTGATGTTGACCTTACATTTTTTTTTATCCGATAGCTTAGACGTTGTGGGCGAATTATCCGTCTCGAGTATTCGCTTGCATTGCAGCTGCCTCTCGTACTTCATGGAAAACCCATGGCCGCAGACGACGAGAATATCCTTTTCTGCGAGTTCACCGTTGAAGTTGGCTAGTTCACTGACGAAGCTGTCGTGAACGTCCGCACGGGTGACAATAATCAGTAGATGGCTGGAGCGAATAACTGCGAGCAGATCATCAGAGGCTGAGACCGTAAATGAACCGTTGATCACTCCCTCGGTGGTGACGACTCCTTCGTTGGCTTTGATTGCTGAGATCGATCCTGGATGATCCGCTGGTGCCCACAGAGCCGTGGAAACGTGCCGAGAGGCGAACCAAGCCGCTAATGCAGTCCCAGCGTGACCAGAACCGAGGACACCTACAGTCAAGGGAAGCGGATGATGACCTGCGGCTGGGACAGGTAGAGAAGTTGAGGATGAAGCGAGAGCCATTATCGAATATTTTGGTTGAGAGAGAATATGAGATATCTGATTGAGTTCCGAAAGGAATTTATGTCAAACGTCAGTTGCGTTGTGGCAAGAAACTCTTGCTGGCTGACAGTGACCTGAGGCGACTTTTGTACGCCCAACAGTGGTTTCTGACGTACGTGCTTAGCTCATTAAAACTCTAGCAGCCGGCGGCTGAGTGGCTCCTTCAACTTTAAAGTTCAATCCATCCCAAAATTAAAACGGCTTGTCCAACGTCATCGCCCCGGTCAATAGCGTGGCTGCCTTAAATTTTGCGCTCCTGATCGGTTTGTCATTTTCCGTAATCAATTGTAAATATCCAGTGTTTGACAGGATATATTGGCGGGTAAACCTAAGAGAAAAGAGCAGTTATTAGAATATTTGTATGTTTGTAAGAGTCGGACTCGAAAAGCCTTCAATGATATCGATACCTTGCAAGGCGCCGAGTGATCAGGCGAATGTGGGCGATCATGATCCATGCCTGTGAGGAGGCGATGGACTTTTCTACGTCTTTTGCCAGTCTTCGGCATCTGCCAAGCCAGGCGAAGGTCCGCTCGACGACCCAGCGTCGTGGCAGCACGTCAAAGCCTTTCGCTTTGTCCGAGCGCTTGATGATCTCGACCGTCCAGCGCCCGATCTTCTTCAGTCGCCGCTTCAGCTTGTCGCCTGCATAACCACCATCGGCGAAGACATGCAGCAACCATGGCCACCTGTGGCGAATGGATTTCAGGAGATCGGGAGCACCGTCGCGATCCTGGATGTCGGCGCTGTGCACCATGAGGCCGACCATCAGGCCGAGCGTATCGACGATGATATGGCGCTTGCGCCCTTTGACCTTCTTGCCCGCATCGTAGCCTCGTATGCCGCCACTTTCCGTGGTTTTCACGCTCTGGCTATCGATCACGCCAGCCGTCGGGCTTGCCTCTCTGCCCTCCAACTCGCGAGCCTCCATCACCAGATGATGGTTGATACGTGTCCAAAGTCCCAGTGCCCGCCATTCATAGAAATATCGCTGGACGGTTGAACAGGGCGGAAAGTCCTTTGGCAGCATGCGCCACTGGCAACCGGTCGTGGCGATGTAAAGCAGAGCGTTGACGACCTCGCGCAAATCAGTGGTGCGGGGACGGCCCAAGCGGCGGGGTATCGGCAGAAAAGGCTCAACCAAAACCCATTCCCGATCCGTCATGTCACTTGCGTAGCGT from Rhizobium tumorigenes includes these protein-coding regions:
- a CDS encoding RolB family protein; this translates as MFRPRYVKFVSDSSLGDFRLRESRDAYVGFINSTLASAQKVLEESILKTKVCAADGRLAHFSEAPCLRGPSFDTLYSVLPGTDLWYVYGSSDEIHRFVECGKFLCTTASRFVACTESPYTDGVTSQTIWKWHNQISPGSRLCLKDVEAFFAFLPNVSFFKTNYSLLEIHGMHQRKFLAPIPSSRFRCEVVAFGEAFPPSPKLVPDAKIVSVERLSKWSYGSCFRC
- a CDS encoding RolB family protein gives rise to the protein MCGLNRLLPSNSPAFGTVATAMPPWLLDPQEMNAILQQSCGQGGFVNYHHGPSTNSFFLAILMSQLFIRIRTDVIRGQGYGWYARLGNYVEEGEDNEGIENEEEEEEEEEETREFQLSDLIHYPIVALGSCHLTR
- the nos gene encoding D-nopaline dehydrogenase, whose protein sequence is MALASSSTSLPVPAAGHHPLPLTVGVLGSGHAGTALAAWFASRHVSTALWAPADHPGSISAIKANEGVVTTEGVINGSFTVSASDDLLAVIRSSHLLIIVTRADVHDSFVSELANFNGELAEKDILVVCGHGFSMKYERQLQCKRILETDNSPTTSKLSDKKKCKVNIKEMKASFGLSCFPIHRNDVGVIDLPEDIKIIFAQLFTARIIPIPPLQVLFFSNYITHAIAAVMNIGRLRDPVNSLTKRAEQWLLELDERTPRAETDFFFYGEGSNTYVCNVQEQVDQERRKVAKACGLHLNSLLQECNDEYGTNYATLREYCLAPSPHNVHYACPDNMEHRYFSEELCSLEDIAAIATITKIEMPLTRAFINIIHAGKANFPPTDKTSSVIGNFRSGDLIRFGATILVKDEMME
- the istA gene encoding IS21 family transposase; this encodes MPRRKQARHTDVKDIRSILRLTFEQELSIRAVSERLKMSKTSVSTYLLRAREAGLAAWPLPPGLDDDELLEQRLFRRMGRPPRDSEEPNWPKVASELKRKGVTLNLLWQEYREVHPDGYGYTWFCCRFADYESRAKPTYRSRHVAGVAMECDYAGHTIPIIDPSSGEIRAAQIYVAVLSASQLVFSYASFSQKLPDWIEANQRAFSYFGGVTKTTICDNLKSAIAKALWFEPTLNATFAAFAEHYDTTVLPARPRRPRDKPSAEGSVLIVERWVLARLRNDRFFSLVDLNIRISALIEDLNTRTMRRYGKSRRALFDEVERSQLKPLPPTPFEYAEWKVAKVHPDYHVDVDKTFYSVPHGLIGRKVDIRLTYRAVEIFFDHKRVASHIRSSQRSGHITVNEHMPKAHQRYANTTPHTLRKEAAKVGANTAIFIERLLSDRPHPEQGYRSAQGILSLARRYETDRLELACERALVINALTYSSVANILRSGLDQAPAASETVKPAPPHGNIRGKTYYQ
- a CDS encoding RolB family protein encodes the protein MTVPTWQVRDLRRILRVSELRQHLRQARTDFRSTLSQFVYFNRSVVNPNAYDDEYLLSDQRLTYVYVDEVTACGFHKVPDKDFSKSRTPNSESSGQQIQ
- the ipt gene encoding adenylate dimethylallyltransferase Ipt, producing the protein MDLRLIFGPTCTGKTSTAIALAQQTGQPVLSLDRVQCCPQLSTGSGRPTVEELKGTTRLYLDEQPLVKGIISAKQAHERLIAEVYNIEAHGGLILEGGSISLLKCMVQSSYWSNDFRWRIIRHKLADEETFMKAAKARVKQMLHPAAGLSIIEELVHLWNQPQLRPILEGIDGYRYAMLFASQNQITPDMLLQLGADMEDKLVHGIAQEYLIHARRQEQEFPSINAVAFEGFEGHPFGM
- a CDS encoding IS5 family transposase, translated to MAWTEIARRHYARRTARYASDMTDREWVLVEPFLPIPRRLGRPRTTDLREVVNALLYIATTGCQWRMLPKDFPPCSTVQRYFYEWRALGLWTRINHHLVMEARELEGREASPTAGVIDSQSVKTTESGGIRGYDAGKKVKGRKRHIIVDTLGLMVGLMVHSADIQDRDGAPDLLKSIRHRWPWLLHVFADGGYAGDKLKRRLKKIGRWTVEIIKRSDKAKGFDVLPRRWVVERTFAWLGRCRRLAKDVEKSIASSQAWIMIAHIRLITRRLARYRYH
- the istB gene encoding IS21-like element helper ATPase IstB: MLTHPTLDQMSALGLAGMATAYRELIEQVHGNDLSFDERLGLMLDREIALRTDRRLTNRLATAKLRFANASIEDIDFRSHRGLDRRNVLSLAQGAWLKANENLILTGQTGTGKTWIACAFARQAARLDYSVLYVRMPRLFEDLALARLDGRFPRLIDKLARVQLLVLDDWGTHTLNDRQRLDLLEIFEERYRRKSTLITAQLPVAAWHEMIGEATLADAILDRIVHNAHRITLEGDSMRKRKTPTLLTGDEITEHNHA